The following is a genomic window from Rhodobium gokarnense.
ATTCCCACCACCAGCGGTACCGGGTCCGAAGTCACCGCCTTTGCCGTCATCTCCGATCCGGACAAAGGCCGCAAGTTTCCGCTGATCTCGCCGGACCTCATCCCCGACGTCGCCCTGCTCGATGCGGAGTTCGTGCGCACGGCACCCGCCAAGGTGACCGCCGATACGGGGATGGACGTGATCACCCACGGCCTTGAAGCCATGGTCGCCACCGGCGCCTCCCATTTCACCGACGCCTTTGCCGAAAAGTCGCTTGAGCTCGCCTTCGCCAATCTGCCGAGGGCTTACGAGAACGGCGACGACATGGAGGCGCGCGAGGCGATGCACCAGGCCTCCTGCCTGGCCGGCCTCGCCTTCACCGCCGCCGGCCTCGGCATCAGTCACGGCCTCGCCCACGCGCTTGGCGGCCGGCTCCACGTGATCCACGGCCGCCTCAACGCGGTGCTGCTGCCGGCCGTGATCGCCTTCAACGCCGCAAATCCCGACGCGGCGGATCGCTACGCCCGCATCGCCCGGCGGATCGGCCTCGACGTGCCCAGCACGCGGGCCGGCGTGCGCGGCCTGATCCGGGCCATTGAGGCCCTCAAC
Proteins encoded in this region:
- a CDS encoding 1-propanol dehydrogenase PduQ — protein: MARYQSFSLRTEIVFGPGLLERLHAYRGQKVGIVTDAFMAGSGPLDRVMGYLADCDVLVFDEAVPEPPVATISKGARIFAEFRPDVLVALGGGSPIDAAKAILAIVRETDTSRTIPFVAIPTTSGTGSEVTAFAVISDPDKGRKFPLISPDLIPDVALLDAEFVRTAPAKVTADTGMDVITHGLEAMVATGASHFTDAFAEKSLELAFANLPRAYENGDDMEAREAMHQASCLAGLAFTAAGLGISHGLAHALGGRLHVIHGRLNAVLLPAVIAFNAANPDAADRYARIARRIGLDVPSTRAGVRGLIRAIEALNTRFAIPSTLSGLGVDIKEFGCIRSEIAAAALADACTASNPRKPSQPELESLLASVGG